The Eubacteriaceae bacterium Marseille-Q4139 genome has a window encoding:
- a CDS encoding UvrD-helicase domain-containing protein: MYIADLHIHSRFSRATSKDGNPENLELWARRKGIDIVGTGDFTHPEWRKELAEKLEPAEDGFYTLKEEYRISSPSAPDHRRPRFVVTGEISSIYKQDGRVRKVHNVILLPGLSEADLLSKKLEAIGNIHSDGRPILGLSSRDLLEITMEVCPRAMFVPAHIWTPHFSMFGAFSGFDSIEECFGDMSPYVHAVETGLSSDPPMNWRLSALDGLQLISNSDAHSPAKLGREANLLDIPMEYDGLYGAVQRGDGLFGTIEFFPEEGKYHFDGHRKCHVCLSPVEAEQYGGICPVCKRKLTVGVSHRVEQLADRPEGYVKPDAKKFESFVPLPEVIAASTGRSSGSRKVEMEYEAMIGRLGAEFEILREVPIEDIRGAAGERIAEGIRRLREGEVERIPGYDGEYGTIRLFEPGELETPEGQMSFFTNEEMKAMEEAAAAWEVTAAAGEDAAVGTERTAMDADAAGRELPAEKTTAVVSGAAGVPEEKKAVPGAASVARGKAAAAAVSAAGPGRTENFAPASFLDELNGRQRAAVTSKARAIAVSAGPGTGKTKTLVSRILYLLKERGVKPEEITAVTFTKKAAGEMRERLEQELGGKRAVSRLRIGTFHAICYDLLKEAGHSFELIDDGEAEELAGLALSEAGLSKRTKDFLRRVSLRKTGDGRESGEEIPEACFDAYERLLKERELLDFDDLLVKALELSETETGHQLFKNSFSHLLVDEFQDISPLQFRLILSWNRDGRELFAIGDPDQAIYSFRGADAGCFDRLKEAWSQLESIRLTENYRSAGHVLSGASAVIERNGGGRRELSPKNGEGEKIRIVTAPGERSEDIFIAKEIGRMTGGMDMLEAQEGLLSKKERKLRGFSDIAVLTRTHRQMAMLEECLKTEGIPYVAVGRGDFLSEPRVRGTVCFFRYAADRKEEQAGKTAGKLLWGLSDDCIGGTVVSSMADQYEELYRHEKPAKLLEKWIKEMGFSGDDGMEKLRSMALFYKTAGEFFDALEFGEEGDLKRCGQKRYTAEAVTLMTLHGSKGLEFPVVFLAGVRHGVLPLESGKEPANVPEERRLFYVGMTRAKEELIVTASGEESPFLADIPQAVSCRETAGKNRDAGRQLSLFDFMKG, encoded by the coding sequence ATGTATATTGCAGATCTTCACATCCATTCCCGGTTTTCGAGAGCCACAAGCAAGGACGGAAACCCGGAAAATCTGGAGCTTTGGGCCAGGAGAAAGGGCATCGACATCGTCGGTACAGGCGATTTCACGCACCCGGAATGGCGGAAGGAGTTAGCGGAAAAGCTGGAGCCGGCAGAAGACGGCTTTTATACGTTAAAAGAGGAATACCGGATTTCTTCGCCGTCGGCGCCGGATCACAGGCGGCCGCGCTTCGTGGTGACGGGGGAAATCAGCTCCATTTATAAACAGGACGGCCGCGTCCGCAAGGTGCACAACGTGATTCTGCTTCCAGGGCTTTCGGAGGCAGACCTGCTGTCGAAAAAGCTGGAGGCCATCGGGAACATCCACTCGGACGGCCGCCCGATTTTAGGCCTTTCCAGCCGCGACCTTCTGGAGATTACCATGGAAGTCTGCCCGCGGGCCATGTTTGTGCCGGCCCATATTTGGACGCCGCATTTTTCCATGTTCGGCGCCTTTTCCGGCTTTGACAGCATTGAGGAGTGTTTCGGGGACATGAGCCCTTATGTTCATGCCGTGGAGACGGGGCTTTCCTCGGATCCGCCCATGAACTGGCGGCTTTCGGCTTTGGACGGCCTCCAGCTCATTTCCAATTCAGACGCCCACTCGCCGGCGAAACTGGGGCGCGAGGCCAACCTGCTGGATATTCCAATGGAGTATGACGGGCTTTACGGCGCGGTGCAGAGAGGTGACGGATTGTTTGGAACCATCGAGTTTTTCCCGGAGGAGGGGAAGTACCATTTTGACGGCCACAGGAAATGCCATGTCTGCTTAAGCCCCGTGGAGGCGGAGCAGTACGGCGGAATCTGCCCGGTCTGCAAGCGGAAGCTGACAGTCGGCGTGTCTCATAGGGTGGAACAGCTTGCCGACCGTCCGGAGGGCTATGTGAAGCCGGATGCCAAAAAATTTGAAAGCTTTGTGCCGCTCCCCGAGGTCATTGCAGCGTCCACCGGCAGATCGTCGGGAAGCCGGAAGGTGGAAATGGAATATGAGGCCATGATTGGGCGGCTCGGTGCGGAATTTGAGATTCTGCGCGAGGTTCCTATTGAAGATATCCGCGGTGCAGCAGGGGAGCGGATTGCGGAAGGGATTCGCCGCCTGCGGGAAGGCGAGGTGGAACGGATTCCAGGGTACGACGGCGAATACGGGACGATCCGGCTGTTTGAGCCGGGGGAGCTTGAGACGCCGGAAGGACAGATGAGCTTTTTCACAAACGAAGAGATGAAAGCCATGGAAGAAGCCGCCGCGGCGTGGGAAGTGACGGCGGCGGCAGGGGAAGACGCGGCAGTTGGAACGGAGCGGACAGCCATGGACGCGGATGCCGCAGGGAGAGAGCTTCCGGCCGAAAAAACGACAGCGGTGGTGTCAGGCGCAGCGGGCGTGCCGGAGGAGAAAAAGGCGGTGCCGGGCGCAGCGAGTGTGGCGAGAGGGAAAGCCGCTGCGGCAGCGGTGTCCGCCGCAGGGCCCGGCCGGACAGAAAATTTCGCGCCAGCCTCTTTCCTGGACGAGCTGAACGGCCGCCAGCGGGCGGCAGTCACCTCGAAAGCCAGGGCCATTGCCGTCTCGGCAGGGCCGGGCACAGGAAAGACGAAGACGCTGGTTTCCAGGATCCTTTATCTTTTAAAGGAGCGGGGCGTGAAGCCGGAGGAGATTACGGCCGTTACCTTCACGAAAAAGGCCGCCGGCGAAATGAGAGAACGTCTGGAGCAGGAGCTTGGCGGAAAGCGGGCCGTATCCCGCCTGCGGATCGGCACGTTCCATGCCATCTGCTATGATCTTTTGAAAGAAGCAGGGCATTCCTTTGAACTGATTGACGACGGAGAGGCAGAAGAACTGGCGGGACTGGCGCTCTCAGAGGCGGGGCTTTCCAAACGGACGAAGGATTTTTTGCGCCGGGTTTCCTTAAGAAAGACGGGAGACGGCAGAGAGAGCGGAGAAGAAATCCCGGAGGCCTGCTTTGATGCCTACGAACGGCTTTTAAAGGAGCGGGAGCTTTTGGATTTTGATGATCTTCTTGTGAAGGCGCTGGAGCTGTCCGAAACGGAGACAGGGCACCAACTTTTTAAAAACAGCTTTTCCCATCTTCTTGTGGATGAATTCCAGGATATCAGCCCGCTCCAGTTCCGCCTGATTTTGTCATGGAACCGGGACGGAAGGGAACTTTTTGCCATCGGCGACCCGGACCAGGCGATTTACTCCTTCCGCGGCGCCGATGCCGGGTGCTTTGACCGGCTTAAAGAGGCCTGGTCGCAGTTAGAATCCATCCGCCTTACGGAGAATTATCGTTCCGCCGGACACGTGCTCTCCGGGGCATCGGCTGTCATCGAAAGAAACGGCGGCGGGCGGAGAGAGCTTTCACCTAAAAACGGGGAGGGCGAAAAAATCCGCATTGTGACGGCGCCTGGTGAGCGGTCAGAGGATATTTTTATCGCAAAGGAAATCGGCCGCATGACAGGCGGTATGGACATGCTGGAGGCGCAGGAAGGGCTGCTTTCCAAAAAAGAACGGAAACTCCGCGGCTTTTCCGACATTGCCGTTCTCACCCGCACCCACAGGCAGATGGCGATGCTGGAAGAATGCCTGAAAACAGAGGGCATCCCTTATGTGGCCGTGGGGCGCGGCGATTTCCTCTCGGAGCCCAGGGTGCGCGGCACCGTCTGCTTTTTCCGCTATGCGGCGGATAGAAAAGAGGAACAGGCGGGCAAAACGGCTGGGAAGCTTCTCTGGGGGCTTTCCGATGACTGCATCGGCGGTACGGTGGTTTCGTCCATGGCGGATCAGTATGAAGAGCTGTACCGGCATGAAAAGCCGGCAAAGCTTCTGGAAAAATGGATCAAAGAAATGGGATTTTCCGGGGATGACGGCATGGAAAAGCTCAGATCCATGGCGCTGTTTTATAAGACGGCAGGGGAATTTTTCGATGCCCTGGAATTTGGCGAGGAAGGCGACTTAAAGCGGTGCGGTCAGAAACGCTATACGGCCGAGGCCGTGACGCTCATGACCCTTCACGGCTCCAAGGGCCTGGAGTTCCCGGTAGTCTTTCTGGCAGGCGTAAGACATGGCGTTTTGCCGCTCGAATCGGGAAAAGAACCGGCCAACGTGCCGGAGGAGCGCCGCCTGTTCTATGTGGGCATGACCCGGGCGAAAGAAGAGCTGATTGTGACGGCCTCCGGGGAGGAATCCCCGTTCCTTGCAGACATCCCGCAAGCAGTTTCCTGCCGGGAGACGGCCGGGAAGAACAGGGACGCGGGACGGCAGTTAAGCCTGTTTGATTTCATGAAGGGGTAA
- a CDS encoding phosphate ABC transporter substrate-binding protein — MKDKKRILAWAGLLLFAALLISLVVLTFTGGSENTILAILFCLVVLPVMLYGYQMILRFLKKRNQDK; from the coding sequence ATGAAAGACAAAAAACGAATCCTCGCCTGGGCCGGCCTTCTTCTTTTCGCCGCCCTTCTCATAAGCCTTGTGGTGCTCACCTTCACCGGCGGGTCAGAAAACACGATTCTGGCGATCCTTTTCTGTCTCGTCGTCCTGCCGGTCATGCTCTATGGATACCAGATGATCCTGCGGTTTTTAAAAAAGAGGAACCAGGACAAGTAA
- a CDS encoding adenylosuccinate lyase, which produces MYDRYQSPLSERYASKEMQYIFSPEKKFKTWRKLWIALAETEKELGLPITDEQIEELKANKDDINFEEAKAREKLVRHDVMSHVYAYGLQCPKAKGIIHLGATSCYVGDNTDLILMTEALKLVRKKVVNVMNELAAFADKYKDQPTLAFTHFQPAQPTTVGKRATLWLMELKLDLDDLDYVIDSMRLLGSKGTTGTQASFLELFDGDHEKCRKADQMIADKMGFPGCYPVSGQTYSRKIDSRVLSVLAGIAQSAHKFSNDIRLLQHLKEVEEPFEKNQIGSSAMAYKRNPMRSERIASLANYVMSDMMNPMLVASTQWFERTLDDSANKRLSIPEGFLAVDGILDLYLNVVDGLVVYPKVIEKHMMAELPFMATENIMMDAVKAGGDRQELHEKIRELSMEAARNVKAEGKDNNLLELIAADPSFNLSLEELKKTMDPARYVGRAPKQVEEFLEEVIRPILKENEALLGVKAEINV; this is translated from the coding sequence ATGTACGACAGATATCAGAGCCCGCTATCGGAACGGTATGCAAGCAAAGAGATGCAGTACATCTTTTCCCCGGAAAAGAAGTTTAAGACATGGAGAAAGCTCTGGATCGCCCTGGCTGAGACAGAAAAGGAGCTGGGCCTTCCGATCACCGACGAGCAGATCGAGGAATTAAAGGCAAATAAGGACGACATCAACTTCGAGGAGGCAAAGGCGAGAGAAAAGCTTGTGCGCCACGATGTCATGTCCCATGTCTATGCCTATGGGCTCCAGTGCCCCAAGGCCAAGGGAATCATCCACCTGGGCGCCACGTCCTGCTATGTGGGCGACAACACCGATTTAATCCTGATGACCGAGGCGTTAAAGCTGGTTCGCAAGAAAGTCGTCAACGTCATGAACGAGCTGGCGGCCTTTGCCGATAAATACAAAGACCAGCCGACCCTGGCCTTCACCCACTTCCAGCCGGCACAGCCGACGACGGTGGGCAAACGGGCGACGCTCTGGCTCATGGAGCTTAAGCTGGATCTCGACGATCTGGACTATGTCATCGACTCCATGCGGCTTCTCGGCTCCAAGGGCACGACGGGAACCCAGGCCAGCTTTTTGGAGCTGTTCGACGGCGACCATGAGAAATGCCGGAAAGCCGACCAGATGATCGCTGACAAGATGGGCTTTCCGGGCTGTTACCCGGTTTCCGGCCAGACGTATTCGAGAAAGATTGACAGCCGCGTGCTTTCCGTCCTGGCAGGCATTGCCCAGAGTGCCCACAAGTTCTCCAACGACATCCGCCTTCTCCAGCACTTAAAAGAGGTGGAGGAGCCATTTGAGAAGAACCAGATCGGTTCCTCGGCCATGGCTTATAAGAGAAACCCCATGCGGAGCGAGCGCATTGCTTCCCTGGCAAACTATGTGATGTCCGACATGATGAACCCGATGCTTGTGGCATCGACCCAGTGGTTCGAGCGTACCCTTGATGATTCCGCCAACAAGCGCCTTTCCATCCCCGAGGGATTCCTGGCCGTAGACGGTATCCTGGATCTCTATCTCAACGTGGTGGACGGCCTTGTGGTTTACCCGAAGGTCATCGAAAAGCACATGATGGCGGAGCTTCCGTTCATGGCAACCGAAAACATCATGATGGATGCCGTGAAGGCAGGCGGAGACCGCCAGGAGCTTCACGAGAAGATCCGCGAGCTTTCCATGGAGGCCGCAAGGAACGTGAAGGCAGAAGGAAAGGACAACAACCTTCTGGAGCTGATTGCCGCCGACCCGTCCTTCAACCTGTCCTTAGAGGAGCTTAAAAAGACCATGGATCCGGCCCGCTATGTGGGCCGCGCGCCGAAGCAGGTGGAGGAATTCTTAGAGGAAGTCATCCGCCCGATCTTAAAGGAAAACGAAGCGCTTCTCGGCGTAAAGGCTGAGATCAACGTATAA
- the purF gene encoding amidophosphoribosyltransferase has protein sequence MEEEYEYGMQEWEGDRPHEECGVFGIYDFDRNDVAQTIYYGLAALQHRGQESCGIAVCDPENPAGGARVQKGMGLCSEVFTPEMLDGLHGSLGVGHVRYSTAGGSSRENAQPLVLHYLKGTLALAHNGNIVNTPELKRELAHDGAIFQTTIDSEVIAYHIARERVKAGSVEAAVLRAMKKLRGAYSLVIMSPQKLIGARDPQGFKPLCIGKRDHAYILASETSALDTIGAEFVRDVRPGEVVAITKDGILSDTSMCEPEKEARCVFEYIYFARPDSVFDGVGVYHSRIYAGRCLAKDSPVEADIVAGVPESGNAAALGYSMESGIPYCMAFVKNSYVGRTFIKPKQSSRESAVRVKLNVLKEAVNGKRVILIDDSIVRGTTSSLIVSMLREAGAKEVHMMVSAPPFLHPCYFGTDIPSDDQLIAHGRTIEEIRQIIGADSLSYLRPERLREMAGGLPVCTACFTGDYPVEPPTEDIRGIYER, from the coding sequence ATGGAAGAAGAATACGAGTACGGCATGCAGGAATGGGAAGGCGACAGGCCCCATGAGGAGTGCGGCGTCTTCGGCATCTATGATTTTGACAGAAACGACGTGGCGCAGACCATCTATTACGGCTTAGCGGCACTCCAGCACCGCGGACAGGAAAGCTGCGGCATCGCTGTCTGCGACCCGGAAAATCCGGCAGGCGGCGCCCGTGTCCAGAAGGGCATGGGCCTTTGCAGCGAGGTGTTTACGCCGGAAATGTTAGACGGCCTTCACGGGAGCCTCGGCGTCGGCCATGTGCGGTATTCGACGGCCGGCGGCAGCAGCCGGGAGAACGCGCAGCCCCTCGTCCTTCATTATTTAAAAGGGACGCTGGCACTGGCTCACAACGGGAACATCGTGAATACCCCGGAGCTTAAGAGGGAGCTGGCCCATGACGGCGCCATTTTCCAGACCACCATCGACAGCGAGGTCATCGCCTATCACATCGCAAGGGAGCGGGTGAAGGCAGGCAGCGTGGAGGCGGCCGTGCTCCGCGCCATGAAGAAGCTAAGGGGCGCTTATTCCCTCGTCATCATGAGCCCGCAGAAGCTCATCGGCGCCAGGGATCCCCAGGGCTTTAAGCCGCTCTGCATCGGAAAGCGCGACCATGCCTACATTCTGGCTTCGGAGACCAGCGCCTTGGACACCATCGGCGCGGAATTTGTCCGCGACGTGCGGCCCGGCGAGGTGGTTGCCATCACAAAGGACGGGATCCTTTCGGATACGTCCATGTGTGAGCCGGAAAAGGAAGCCAGATGCGTATTTGAATATATTTATTTTGCAAGACCCGACAGCGTGTTTGACGGTGTCGGCGTCTATCATTCGCGGATCTATGCCGGCCGGTGCCTGGCAAAGGATTCCCCGGTGGAGGCAGACATAGTCGCCGGCGTCCCGGAGTCGGGAAACGCCGCGGCCCTTGGCTATTCCATGGAATCAGGGATCCCTTACTGCATGGCCTTCGTGAAGAATTCCTATGTGGGAAGAACCTTTATTAAGCCAAAGCAGAGCAGCAGAGAGTCGGCCGTGCGGGTGAAGCTAAACGTCTTAAAAGAGGCCGTGAACGGAAAGCGCGTCATCTTAATCGACGATTCCATCGTCCGCGGCACCACCAGCAGCCTGATTGTCAGCATGCTGCGGGAGGCCGGCGCTAAGGAAGTTCACATGATGGTTTCGGCGCCGCCGTTTCTCCATCCCTGCTATTTCGGGACGGACATCCCTTCGGACGACCAGCTCATTGCCCACGGGCGCACCATCGAGGAAATCCGCCAGATTATCGGGGCCGACAGCCTTTCGTACCTGCGCCCGGAGCGGCTCCGTGAGATGGCCGGCGGACTTCCCGTCTGTACGGCATGCTTTACCGGCGATTATCCGGTGGAGCCGCCCACGGAGGACATCCGCGGAATCTACGAGCGTTAG
- a CDS encoding adenylosuccinate synthase, whose protein sequence is MVRAIVGANWGDEGKGKITDMLAKESDIIIRFQGGSNAGHTIINNYGKFALHLLPSGVFYNHTTSIIGNGVALNIPFLAKEIKEITEQGVPMPKILVSDRAQIMMPYHILFDTYEEARLAGKSFGSTKSGIAPFYSDKYAKIGFQVSELFGDEAALRDKVERVCETKNVLLEHLYHKPLLDPEEIFNTLMEYKEMVAPYVCDVSAYLYDAIKEGKNILLEGQLGSLKDPDHGIYPMVTSSSTLAAFGAIGAGIPPYEIKTITTVVKAYSSAVGAGAFVSEIFGEEADELRKRGGDGGEFGATTGRPRRMGWFDAVATRYGCRIQGATEVALTVLDVLGYLDELPICVGYEIDGKVTKDFPTTSYLEKAKPVYKKLPGWKCDIRGIRSYEELPENCRKYIEAIEEEIGVPITMVSNGPGRDEIIMRK, encoded by the coding sequence ATGGTTAGAGCAATCGTAGGCGCCAACTGGGGAGACGAGGGAAAAGGCAAGATTACAGACATGCTTGCAAAGGAGTCTGACATCATCATCCGTTTCCAGGGAGGAAGCAATGCCGGCCATACCATCATCAACAATTACGGCAAATTTGCGCTTCACCTTCTGCCGTCCGGAGTTTTTTACAATCACACGACAAGCATCATCGGGAATGGCGTGGCGCTGAACATTCCGTTCCTTGCAAAGGAAATCAAGGAGATCACGGAACAGGGAGTTCCGATGCCGAAGATTCTGGTGTCCGACAGGGCGCAGATCATGATGCCGTATCATATTCTGTTCGACACCTATGAGGAGGCAAGACTGGCAGGAAAATCCTTTGGTTCCACGAAGTCCGGGATTGCTCCGTTCTATTCCGATAAATACGCGAAGATCGGCTTCCAGGTCAGCGAGCTTTTCGGCGACGAGGCCGCCCTGCGCGACAAGGTAGAGCGCGTCTGTGAGACGAAGAACGTGCTCCTTGAGCATCTCTACCACAAGCCGCTTCTCGACCCGGAGGAGATTTTTAACACATTGATGGAGTATAAGGAAATGGTTGCTCCTTACGTCTGCGACGTTTCCGCTTATCTTTACGATGCGATCAAAGAGGGGAAGAACATCCTCTTAGAGGGACAGCTCGGTTCCTTAAAGGATCCGGATCACGGAATTTATCCGATGGTTACGTCTTCTTCCACCCTGGCGGCTTTCGGCGCCATCGGCGCAGGGATTCCGCCCTATGAGATCAAAACCATCACGACGGTGGTGAAGGCTTACTCCAGCGCAGTCGGCGCAGGCGCCTTCGTCAGCGAGATTTTCGGCGAGGAAGCCGATGAGTTAAGGAAGCGCGGCGGCGACGGCGGCGAGTTCGGCGCGACGACGGGCCGTCCGAGAAGAATGGGCTGGTTCGACGCCGTGGCGACGAGATACGGCTGCCGGATTCAGGGCGCGACGGAAGTGGCCCTGACGGTTCTCGACGTCCTTGGATACCTTGACGAGCTTCCGATCTGCGTCGGCTATGAGATCGACGGCAAGGTTACAAAGGATTTCCCGACCACCAGCTATCTGGAGAAGGCAAAGCCTGTCTATAAGAAGCTTCCGGGATGGAAATGCGACATCCGCGGGATCCGCAGCTACGAGGAACTGCCGGAGAACTGCCGGAAGTACATCGAGGCCATCGAAGAGGAAATCGGCGTGCCGATCACCATGGTTTCCAACGGCCCGGGACGCGATGAGATTATTATGAGAAAGTAA
- a CDS encoding phosphoribosylaminoimidazolesuccinocarboxamide synthase: MKKVDLLYEGKAKKVFTTEDPDVLIVDYKDDATAFDGQKKGTIVGKGAINNRMTNHIFKLLEKEGVPTHYIEELSDRETAVKRVEIVPLEVIIRNISAGSFAKKMGMEEGIVFKRPTLEFSYKNDDLHDPFINSYYALSLELATEEEIALIEKYAFKVNEVMKKYFDSLGIDLVDFKIEFGRYKGQIILADEVSPDTCRLWDKETHEKLDKDRFRRDMGNVEDAYNEVFRRLGIEDRK; encoded by the coding sequence ATGAAAAAAGTTGATTTACTGTACGAAGGAAAAGCAAAGAAGGTTTTTACCACAGAGGATCCCGACGTTCTGATCGTGGATTATAAAGATGATGCGACGGCATTTGACGGACAGAAGAAAGGGACGATTGTAGGCAAGGGAGCCATCAACAACCGCATGACGAACCATATCTTCAAGCTTCTTGAGAAGGAAGGCGTTCCGACCCACTACATCGAGGAATTAAGCGACAGGGAGACGGCCGTTAAGAGAGTGGAGATCGTGCCGCTTGAGGTCATCATCCGCAACATCTCCGCAGGAAGCTTTGCAAAGAAAATGGGCATGGAAGAGGGCATCGTCTTCAAGCGCCCGACGCTGGAATTCAGCTATAAAAACGATGATCTTCACGATCCGTTCATCAACAGCTACTATGCTCTTTCCCTGGAGCTTGCCACCGAGGAGGAGATTGCGTTAATCGAAAAATATGCCTTCAAGGTAAACGAGGTCATGAAGAAATACTTTGACAGCCTCGGCATCGACCTGGTGGACTTTAAGATCGAGTTCGGCCGTTATAAAGGACAGATCATCCTGGCTGACGAGGTTTCTCCGGATACCTGCCGTCTCTGGGACAAGGAAACCCATGAGAAGCTGGACAAAGACCGCTTCAGAAGAGACATGGGCAACGTAGAAGACGCTTACAACGAAGTATTCAGAAGACTTGGAATCGAGGACAGAAAATAG
- a CDS encoding NAD(P)H-dependent oxidoreductase has product MSKTLVAYFSASGVTKKLAERLAGAIGADTFEICPETPYTDADLDWRNPKSRSSVEMNDKAFRPAVAGKAENMAEYDKIFVGFPIWWYVAPTIINTFLEQYDLTGKKIIPFATSGSSGMGNTNKELQTSCKGAELMEGKRFSANADAAELKAWAETF; this is encoded by the coding sequence ATGAGCAAAACCTTAGTCGCCTATTTTTCCGCCAGCGGCGTGACAAAAAAGCTGGCTGAGCGCCTGGCCGGAGCCATCGGCGCCGACACATTTGAAATCTGCCCCGAGACGCCTTACACCGACGCGGATCTGGACTGGAGAAACCCCAAGAGCCGCAGCAGCGTGGAGATGAATGACAAGGCTTTCCGCCCTGCCGTCGCCGGAAAGGCTGAGAACATGGCTGAATATGACAAGATCTTTGTCGGCTTCCCGATCTGGTGGTACGTGGCTCCCACCATCATCAACACCTTCTTAGAGCAGTATGACCTCACGGGAAAGAAAATCATCCCCTTCGCCACCTCCGGAAGCAGCGGCATGGGAAACACCAACAAGGAGCTTCAGACTTCCTGCAAAGGCGCCGAGCTCATGGAAGGAAAGCGTTTTTCCGCCAATGCCGACGCAGCCGAGTTAAAGGCCTGGGCAGAAACCTTCTAA
- a CDS encoding nitroreductase family protein, giving the protein MEFMDIVKNRYSCKKFDGRKVEAEKLAVILEAGRLAPTAKNLQEQHIYVVQSEELFEKLDKETPCRYNAGTVLVVAFDKNNVFTYPGEKRDSGAEDAAIVATHMILAAASQGVDSCWINFFDPEKLAAALGLPENEEVLMLMDLGYGAEGAGPLPNHSARKPLEETVTYL; this is encoded by the coding sequence ATGGAATTTATGGACATCGTGAAAAACCGCTATTCCTGCAAGAAATTTGACGGAAGGAAAGTGGAAGCCGAAAAGCTCGCCGTTATCTTAGAGGCCGGCCGCCTGGCGCCCACAGCCAAAAACCTTCAGGAACAGCACATTTATGTGGTACAGTCCGAGGAGCTTTTTGAAAAGCTGGATAAGGAGACTCCGTGCCGCTACAACGCCGGTACGGTGCTGGTTGTCGCCTTTGATAAAAACAATGTGTTTACATACCCCGGCGAAAAACGGGATTCCGGCGCCGAGGACGCAGCCATCGTCGCCACCCATATGATCCTCGCCGCAGCCTCTCAGGGCGTGGATAGCTGCTGGATCAACTTCTTTGATCCGGAGAAGCTCGCGGCTGCCCTTGGGCTTCCGGAAAACGAAGAAGTCCTGATGCTTATGGATCTCGGCTACGGCGCAGAGGGCGCCGGCCCGCTGCCCAACCACAGTGCAAGAAAGCCCCTGGAAGAAACCGTCACTTACCTGTAA
- a CDS encoding LysR family transcriptional regulator: MNSSMEYYKVFYYVGKLGSITAAAEELCISQPAVSQAIKQLETSLNSRLFLRTPKGVKLTAEGRLLYPYVERGIESLMDGETMLKRLVDLDMGEVRIGASDMTLQFYLLPYLERFHGEYPNIKVVVSNAPTPETIESLYQGKIDFGIVSTPFDARPEVEALPVKKIRNTFVAGNKFWSLKGKRLDYEALKRLPCIFLEKDTSTRRFTDQFLEKKGIVLEPEFELATSDMIVQFAIRNMGVGCVMAEFAREKLESGEIFELAFREMMPEREICIVTDKKNTVSPAGERFLAVLRTFGTRGSEKGFTA, encoded by the coding sequence ATGAACAGCAGCATGGAATATTATAAGGTGTTTTACTATGTGGGAAAGCTCGGAAGCATCACGGCGGCGGCTGAGGAGCTCTGTATCTCCCAGCCGGCCGTGAGCCAGGCCATCAAACAGCTTGAGACTTCCTTAAACAGCCGTCTGTTTCTTCGGACGCCGAAGGGCGTGAAGCTGACGGCCGAGGGGCGTCTCCTTTACCCGTATGTGGAGCGGGGGATCGAGAGCCTTATGGACGGGGAGACGATGCTAAAGCGCCTGGTGGATCTGGACATGGGCGAGGTGCGGATCGGCGCCAGCGACATGACGCTCCAGTTTTACCTGCTCCCGTATCTGGAACGGTTCCACGGGGAATATCCCAACATCAAGGTGGTGGTTTCCAATGCGCCGACGCCGGAGACCATTGAATCCCTGTACCAGGGGAAAATCGACTTCGGCATCGTCAGCACGCCCTTTGACGCCAGGCCGGAGGTGGAGGCCTTGCCTGTGAAGAAAATCCGGAATACCTTTGTGGCCGGGAACAAGTTCTGGAGCCTTAAGGGAAAGCGGCTGGACTATGAAGCGTTAAAGCGGCTGCCCTGCATTTTCCTGGAAAAGGACACCAGCACCCGCCGGTTCACCGACCAGTTCCTTGAGAAAAAGGGGATCGTTCTGGAGCCGGAGTTTGAGCTTGCCACCAGCGACATGATTGTTCAGTTCGCTATCCGCAACATGGGTGTGGGCTGCGTCATGGCAGAGTTTGCAAGGGAAAAGCTGGAGAGCGGCGAGATTTTTGAGCTGGCGTTCCGGGAGATGATGCCGGAGCGGGAAATCTGCATCGTGACGGATAAAAAGAACACGGTTTCCCCGGCCGGGGAGCGGTTTCTGGCCGTGCTGCGGACCTTTGGCACGCGGGGCTCAGAGAAAGGATTCACGGCATAA